A window of Leeia aquatica genomic DNA:
ACAGTTGCCCCGTTGCGCTCACGCCGATGTAACACACACGCCGGGCTGCCCCTTGCGGCAGCCCGGTGCTAACGCTTGATGCCGCTGCCCACCGGCAAGGCTGCAAACCAGTTGATGAAGCGCATCACATCCGACCCCTGATACACCGCGCCATGTTGCGGGCACATCATGTCCGGGTTCAGCTTGGCGGCACGCTCGCACCAGTCCAGCTTGGCTTCGGTCGAACCCATCCAGCGCCGGTGGAAGCCTTCTGCATGGCGAATGTGCTGGTCAAACTCGGTAACGAACAGACCCCCATCCTCCTCAGGCAGCAGCGCTGCGCCCACATCCCCGGAAAACAGGATACGGGCGGCCGAGTCATACAGCTGCATATTGCCAGACGAGTGCAGGTAGTGGGCCGGAACCGCCTGCAGCTCCAGCTGACCGTGACGGAAGCTCATTCCTTCATCCGGAATGGGAATCAGCGTCTGATCGTCCCCCCCAAAATGTGGAATGAAGGTGGCCCACAGGCGGCTGATATAGCAATGCAGTTGCGGGTTGAAGTCCAGCCACAAGCCCAGCGAGGAAATGATGTCCGGGTCTTGGTGCGAGGCAAACAGGCTGCGGATCGACAGCGGGTCCGCCACCGCGCTGATAGCAGAGAACACCGCCGGGAAAATTTCGCTGCCACCTGGATCGGTCAGCAGATTGTCGTTGCCACTGGAGATCAGGTATTCATTGGTATCAATCACATAACCGTGTTTGTCCGGGTCGCGTGCGATCAGTGTCCAGCGATGATCGCCTTGCTGGAAAATGACGGTTGCCTGTTTCATGCTTGCCTCCCCAAACCATCATGCAATGCGGCCAGGGCCGGAACAATGGCCTGGATGTTCTGGTCAAAATCCTGCGAGACTTCACTGAGCTGGTTGCTGTAGGCGGCACCGTAGGCCGCCTCAATCTTGGCGGAGCGGGAAATGGCAATGCCAAACTGGCAGATCTTCTGGGCGTCATCCAGCTTGACCTGCAATTCGCGTCGATACTGGCGAATGTCGGTTCGGATGCGGGAGAAAGCCTGCTTCTGCTGACCTAACCGCTGCTTTAATGCTCCGCAGTGCTCACCAGACAACACATTGGCGGCTTGCATCAGCTTGGCCCGCCGCTCTTGTCGCAGCAGGTCGGTGATCAGGGCCACCGAGCGATAGGCATCCTGCTTCAGCAGTTGCATGACCCGGGTCAGCTCCACCGACAAGACCCGCAGTTCTTTGGAGATGACACTGAAGCCCAGCGCGGCGCGTCCTGCCCGGTTGGCCAGCAAGATGGCATTCAGGGCCATGATATTGATCTGGAAGGCGATGACCACCACCTCCTTGATGCCCTCATTGAGATGCACCATATCGACCAGTTCGGTTGCAGCAGCAGATTGCTCGGACATCGGCTTACCCCGGCAGGTAACAGCTTCAGTCTAGCAAATGAGAAAAATTTTGCTGTGCGGCGCGCAGCCCGGCTTGATCCGGATCAAGTCACCGCAGGCAAGCGCACCAGCAGGGCGTGTGCTGTCGCCAGATTAGTGGCCAGCGCCACATTGTGAACATCGCACACCCGCAGCAGGGCAGTGATGTCTGGTTCGTGCGGCTGCGCCTGCAGCGGATCGCGCAGGAACAAGACCATGTCCACCCGCCCCTCAGCCGCCCAGGCACCAATCTGCTGGTCGCCACCGAGCGGGCCGGACAGCAGCCCCTCCACCGGCAGGCCAGTACCTTCACGAATACGCTGACTGGTGGTGCCAGTACCGATCAGGCGATGCGGGCGCAGCAGCGCTGCGTGCGCCCGTACCAGCGCTACCATGTCATCCTTCTTGCGATCGTGCGCAATCAGGGCAATGGTCAGCCGCTTCATGCCGTTTTGCGGGGTTTACGCTTCGGCGCCGCCGGTGCGTCGAGACCATGGCCCACACGCACAATCTTCATGGTATTGGTACCACCCGGCTTGCCCAGGGGCTCGCCATTGGTGATGACGATGGCGTCGCCCACCTCTACCAGCCCGGCTTCCAGCAGCTTGCGCTCGGCATCGGCCAGCAAGGCATCCCGGTCCACATAATTGGCTTCCAGCAGCAAGGTGCTGACATCCCGGTACAGCGCCAAACGGCGACGGGTACTTTCCTGCGGCGTCAGTGCAATGATCGGCACTCCGGCGTTCAGGCGGCTCATCCACAGGGCGGTCGAGCCCGATTCGGTCAGCGCGGCAATGGCCTTGACCTTGAGATGGTGCGCAGTAAACAGCGCCGCCATGGCAATCGACTGGTCGATGCGGGTGAAGGTGCGGTTGAGGAAATCGGTATCCAGCGTGATATGGGCCGATTTTTCCGCTTCCACGCAGATGCGGGCCATCGCGGTCACGGTCTCGATCGGGAACTGGCCGGACGCGGTTTCGGCGGACAGCATCACCGCATCGGTGCCGTCCAGCACGGCATTGGCCACATCCGACACTTCGGCACGGGTCGGTACCGGGCTGGAGATCATCGACTCCATCATTTGCGTCGCCGTGATCGACAGCTTGTTATGCTCGCGGGCCATGCGGATCAGCTTCTTCTGTACCGCAGGCACCGCCGCATCACCGATTTCCACCGCCAGATCGCCACGCGCCACCATCACGCCGTCACAGGCTTGCAGCAGGTCTTCCAGGTCGCGTACCGCTTCGGTGCGCTCCACTTTGGCGATCATCTGCGCATGGCCACCCGCAGCGCGCATCAGCTCACGCGCCATATACATGTCGGCGCCGTTCTTGGGGAAGGAGACGGCGATGAAGTCGGCCTCAAACGCCACCGCAGTCTTGATGTCTTCCATGTCCTTGGCGGTCAGCGCTGGCGCGGTCAGCCCGCCGCCCAGCTTGTTGATGCCCTTCTTGTTGCTGAGCACCCCGCCGTGTACCACGGTGCAATGCACTTCGCTGTTGCGCACATCTTCCACCCGCAGCTCAATGCGGCCATCGTCCAGCAGCAGGGTATCGCCCTCGGTCACATCATTGACCAGTTCCTTGTAGTCCAGCCCGACCCGGTTCAAATCACCGCTGGTTGCATGCGCATCGAGGATGAAGCGCTCGCCGTTGTTCAGGTGAACCTTGCCTTCGACAAAAGTGCCGATACGGATCTTCGGCCCCTGCAGGTCCGCCATCACGCCGACATCACAACCCAGTCGGGCGGCGATTTCGCGTACCAGCCGTACCCGCTGGGTATGCTCTTCGGCCGTGCCGTGCGAGAAATTGATGCGGACGACGTTCACGCCAGCCTTGAGCATGCCCTCCAGGGCTTCCGGGCTGGTGCTGGACGGGCCAAGGGTGGCAACAATCTTGGTTTTACGGAACATGGCTGATTACGCGCCCTTAGCGCGCCTCCTGGCTTCGGGCTGGACGGATGGTCGGCAGGCCCGTGGAACGGAAACCGGGCGCGGGTAAGCGCCGGTCAAATAAAAAGAAGGGCACAAGACAGACAGCGTTTCCCCCCAGAAACACTGGCCACCCCGTGCCCCCCACTCGTGAACCGGTCATGTGACGCTGTTCGCGTCGCTCAGCCCGCTGCCTTCATCAAGGCAACGGTGGTATCCAGCATGCGGTTGGAGAAACCCCACTCGTTGTCATACCAGCTCGACACCTTGACCAGACGGCCTTCAGATACCTTGGTCAAGGTAGCATCAAAGATGCTGGAATGCGGGTTGTGGTTGAAATCCACTGACACCAGCGGAGCGGTGTTGTACGCCAGAATGCCCTTCAGCTCGCCTTCCGCGGCGGCCTTCAGCACGGCATTGACTTCATCCGCCGTGGTATCCCGGGCGGCGACAAAGGTCAGATCCACCAGCGACACATTAATAGTAGGCACGCGCACGGCAAAGCCATCCAGTTTGCCATTCAGTTCCGGCAACACCAGACCGACGGCAGCGGCGGCGCCAGTCTTGGTCGGGATCATCGACGATACTGCCGAACGGGCGCGGCGCAGGTCTTCGTGGTACACATCGGTCAGCACCTGGTCATTGGTGAAGGCATGTACCGTGGTCATCAGGCCGTTCACCAGACCGATCTTCTCGTGCAGCGGTTTGACCAGCGGTGCCAGACAATTGGTGGTGCAGGAGGCATTGGAAATCACCGTGTCGCTGGCTTTCAGCACGCCATGGTTGACGCCGTAAACGACCGTCGCATCCACATCCTTGCCACCCGGCGCGGAGATGATCACCTTTTTGGCCCCCGCTTGCAGGTGCAGGCTCGCCTTTTCCTTGCTGGTGAACAGGCCGGTACATTCCAGTACCACGTCCACATTCAGCGCCTTCCACGGCAGCTCGGCCGGGTTACGCACGGCGGTGGTCAGGATACGGTCGCCATTGACCACCAGATATTCACCATCCACCGAGACCTGCCCCGGGAACATGCCATGGGTGGTGTCGTACTGGGTGAGGTGGGCGTTGGTGTTGGCATTGCCCAGATCGTTGATGGCCACGATTTCGATATCGTGCTTCTTGCCGCCTTCGTACAGGGCCCGCAGTACATTGCGGCCAATGCGGCCATAGCCGTTGATGGCAACCCGGATGCTCATGCTCACCTCCACAGTACTTCAATACAGATGTAGTTTTGTTTCCAACACCGCAGCGCAAACGATTCGTGCATCGCAACATGTTGATTGTCAGGAGTTTCCGACAATATTTGCATGCAAACAAGCCACCGGCGCGCATGGAAAGGTTGAGACTACTCTAGTCCAAATGTAGTTCAATTACAAGTAACAAAACTAATAATTTTGTGTCAGTTTGATGTAGTCGCATGCACATCCAGGGGGCACTCGATCGCAGCATCCATGCATGCCCATGCTGGCAGCGGCCTGCTCTGTTAATATAGCGCGACCTGCCACTACGCCGTCATCATGCGCCCGCTTCCGCTTACCCCCAGCCTGCTGTTCACCACCCTCGCCAGTCTGTTGCTCGGTTTTTGTTGCCTGTTTGTCGACCCCGGCTACTCAGCGCTGGTGCAATACACCCTGGTGTTTGTCGGACTGACCGCGCTGGTGTTTCTCACTCTGCTGGCACGCAGCTGGCTGGAACGCGAAACGCTGACCGATCTGCTGGCTGCGGCATTGTGTGTCGGCGGTACGGTGGTTGCTGTCGACGGGGCGCAACAGCTGCTCAGCGCCATGGGCTCAGCCCGCTTTGCCAACCAGCAGATTGCCGGCACCCTGATTCGCCAGCCGAATCTGTACGCCAGCATGCTGTTACTGGGCTGGACCGCCACCCTCTACCTGCTGCCCGCGTTGCAAGTTCGCTGGTGGCGGATCGGTGGCTGGCTATTGGCAGCAGTGGTCTTCGGCTGCACCTTGCCGTTTACCGGCTCGCGCACCATGTTCATCAATCTGGCGCTGCTCAGTGGCCTGGCGATTGCCGCGCTGATCCTGGGCCGCTATCAGCGGCAGAAGCACTTTGGGCTCAGCCTGTTGCTCGCCATGCTGCTGGCGCTGGTGTCACAATTTACCTTGCCACCGGCGCTGGCCAAATTGACCGGGGCTACCAACCGCAGCGTACTGCAACGCGTAGAGGCCGCAGGGGCCACCGCCAGCGCCCGCCTGCGTACCGACGAGTGGAAAAAGGCGGTGCAGGTGTGGCAGGCACACCCGCTCACCGGCGTCGGTACCGTACGCTTCCCTTACCATAGCTTTGTCCTGCAACAGCAGGCCCCCTTCAACGAAATCCCGCGCGAGCGACTGTACACCCACCCGCACAACCTCCTTTTCGAGGTGCTCGCCGAGCAGGGTCTGATCGGTCTGGGCTTGCTGCTCGGCTTTCTGTGGTGGTGGTCCATCCAGCAAGTGTGGCAGAAGATGGATAGCCCACGCCTGCTGGGCTGTGCCGGTGTGCTGATCCTGCTGACCCACAGCATGCTGGAATTCCCGTTGTGGTACTGGTATTTCCTGATCCCGTTCACCCTGCTGCTGGCGTTGAACGACGACAGCCGCTGGCATCTGCGCCTGTCGGTACCGGGTAGTGTGCTCTTGCTGGCACCCGCGCTTACCCTGCTGGGTTGGGGCGGTTACCAGCAATGGCTGGGCACACAGCAGATCAACGCCAGTTATCACGCCTACTTTACCGCGCGCAATGTCAGCCAGTCCCGCCAGTTGGCCCGCCCGGCGCTGAATAACCCGCTGCTGTCGCTGGATGCGGAGATGCAGTACAGCTATGGCGATACCGCCAATCTGCGCACGCTGCCGGATACGCTGGCACGCAATACCCGCCTGCTGCGCTGGCGGCCTTTCGCCAGTGTGGTCTACCACCGCGCCTTGTTGCTGGCCCAGGCCGGCCAGTTGAAGGAAGCCCGTTTCTGGCTGGCTGCCGGTTTGCGCAACTACCCCAAGGATCGCGGCTACCTGGAAAACATGTATGTGCGCTCCGAGCCGACCCCAGCGCTCAAAGCCTTCTATGCCGAGTATCAGGTGGCGAGCCAGAAGCGGCTGGACGAGATCAAGGCTGAGGTGGCCGCCATCCAGCGCAAAAGAGCTGCGTCATTGAAGCTGCAGCCTGTTGCAGCAAGCGCGGCGTCGCAGCCTGCATCGCGCTGAGGTCCGCCGGGCCATCGGCGATGGAGAAGCAGCCTTGAAAGCGTGCCTGTAGCGCCTCACGTGCCGCAGGATCAATGGCACCTGACAGCAGGCTGACCGGCACCGGCTGCCGCTGCGCCCAAGCGGCTACGCGCCAAGGCAACTTGCCACCCAACGTTTGCAGGTCGCTACGCCCCTCGCCGGTCACCACCCAGTCGGCCCAGGCCAACTTGGCCTCGGCCCCCAGCTGCTGCAGCATCCAGTCGGCACCGGATTGCTGTCGGGCACCCAGCAGCCGCAGCGCATAACCGATACCACCCGCCGCCCCACTACCGGTGGCCGCACTGGCGGACCATCCCGCCAAGGCATCGCCCAGCGTGGCCCAGTGACACATGGCCGCCTCCAGCGCCTCCTGTTGGGGCGGTGCAAAGCCTTTTTGCCGGGCAAACACCCTGGTCGCCCCTTGTGGTCCGCACAAAGGGTTGTCCACATCGCTGAGCAGGGTCAGCGTGAGCTGCGCCAGCCGGGGGTCCAGGCCATCGGGGTCCAGTGCCTGCAGGGACAACAGGTCTTGCGCCGTGGGCCATACTGCGGCTGCTCGCGGTGCGAGCTGCGCGCCCAAGGCCACCAGCAGCCCCAGGCCACCGTCGTTGACGCTGCTACCGCCCAGCGCCACGCTGATGTGCGTAGCGCCCGCATCCAGCGCCTGACGAATCAGCAACCCCACCCCGGCGCTGCTGCGCTGCATCGGGTCACCCTCGCCCGCCTGCCCCAGGCCAACCACCGTTGCAACCTCGAGCAGCGCATGACGCTCAGACAGCCACAACAGCGGTGCTTCAAGTGGTTGCCCGTAGGCGTCAACCACTGGTACGCGGTATTGCGGGCCACCCTGCACCTGCGCCAGCACCTGCAGGCTGCCCTCGCCACCATCGGCCAGCGGCAGGCAGGCCACTTCAGCCTCCGGACACACCTGTCGCACCCCTGCTGCCATCGCCTCCGCGACCTGTACCGCATCCAGCGAACCTTTGAAACTGTCCGGACACAGCAGCACGCGCAAGGGCCACATGGGGGTGCTCACACGCTGGCCTGCAAGGCCTTCTCGATGTCCTGCTGCATGGCCTCCGGCTTGGTAGTC
This region includes:
- the gap gene encoding type I glyceraldehyde-3-phosphate dehydrogenase yields the protein MSIRVAINGYGRIGRNVLRALYEGGKKHDIEIVAINDLGNANTNAHLTQYDTTHGMFPGQVSVDGEYLVVNGDRILTTAVRNPAELPWKALNVDVVLECTGLFTSKEKASLHLQAGAKKVIISAPGGKDVDATVVYGVNHGVLKASDTVISNASCTTNCLAPLVKPLHEKIGLVNGLMTTVHAFTNDQVLTDVYHEDLRRARSAVSSMIPTKTGAAAAVGLVLPELNGKLDGFAVRVPTINVSLVDLTFVAARDTTADEVNAVLKAAAEGELKGILAYNTAPLVSVDFNHNPHSSIFDATLTKVSEGRLVKVSSWYDNEWGFSNRMLDTTVALMKAAG
- a CDS encoding methylglyoxal synthase; the protein is MKRLTIALIAHDRKKDDMVALVRAHAALLRPHRLIGTGTTSQRIREGTGLPVEGLLSGPLGGDQQIGAWAAEGRVDMVLFLRDPLQAQPHEPDITALLRVCDVHNVALATNLATAHALLVRLPAVT
- the pyk gene encoding pyruvate kinase — protein: MFRKTKIVATLGPSSTSPEALEGMLKAGVNVVRINFSHGTAEEHTQRVRLVREIAARLGCDVGVMADLQGPKIRIGTFVEGKVHLNNGERFILDAHATSGDLNRVGLDYKELVNDVTEGDTLLLDDGRIELRVEDVRNSEVHCTVVHGGVLSNKKGINKLGGGLTAPALTAKDMEDIKTAVAFEADFIAVSFPKNGADMYMARELMRAAGGHAQMIAKVERTEAVRDLEDLLQACDGVMVARGDLAVEIGDAAVPAVQKKLIRMAREHNKLSITATQMMESMISSPVPTRAEVSDVANAVLDGTDAVMLSAETASGQFPIETVTAMARICVEAEKSAHITLDTDFLNRTFTRIDQSIAMAALFTAHHLKVKAIAALTESGSTALWMSRLNAGVPIIALTPQESTRRRLALYRDVSTLLLEANYVDRDALLADAERKLLEAGLVEVGDAIVITNGEPLGKPGGTNTMKIVRVGHGLDAPAAPKRKPRKTA
- a CDS encoding glycerate kinase, which translates into the protein MWPLRVLLCPDSFKGSLDAVQVAEAMAAGVRQVCPEAEVACLPLADGGEGSLQVLAQVQGGPQYRVPVVDAYGQPLEAPLLWLSERHALLEVATVVGLGQAGEGDPMQRSSAGVGLLIRQALDAGATHISVALGGSSVNDGGLGLLVALGAQLAPRAAAVWPTAQDLLSLQALDPDGLDPRLAQLTLTLLSDVDNPLCGPQGATRVFARQKGFAPPQQEALEAAMCHWATLGDALAGWSASAATGSGAAGGIGYALRLLGARQQSGADWMLQQLGAEAKLAWADWVVTGEGRSDLQTLGGKLPWRVAAWAQRQPVPVSLLSGAIDPAAREALQARFQGCFSIADGPADLSAMQAATPRLLQQAAASMTQLFCAGWRPPQP
- a CDS encoding PglL family O-oligosaccharyltransferase is translated as MRPLPLTPSLLFTTLASLLLGFCCLFVDPGYSALVQYTLVFVGLTALVFLTLLARSWLERETLTDLLAAALCVGGTVVAVDGAQQLLSAMGSARFANQQIAGTLIRQPNLYASMLLLGWTATLYLLPALQVRWWRIGGWLLAAVVFGCTLPFTGSRTMFINLALLSGLAIAALILGRYQRQKHFGLSLLLAMLLALVSQFTLPPALAKLTGATNRSVLQRVEAAGATASARLRTDEWKKAVQVWQAHPLTGVGTVRFPYHSFVLQQQAPFNEIPRERLYTHPHNLLFEVLAEQGLIGLGLLLGFLWWWSIQQVWQKMDSPRLLGCAGVLILLTHSMLEFPLWYWYFLIPFTLLLALNDDSRWHLRLSVPGSVLLLAPALTLLGWGGYQQWLGTQQINASYHAYFTARNVSQSRQLARPALNNPLLSLDAEMQYSYGDTANLRTLPDTLARNTRLLRWRPFASVVYHRALLLAQAGQLKEARFWLAAGLRNYPKDRGYLENMYVRSEPTPALKAFYAEYQVASQKRLDEIKAEVAAIQRKRAASLKLQPVAASAASQPASR
- a CDS encoding MBL fold metallo-hydrolase: MKQATVIFQQGDHRWTLIARDPDKHGYVIDTNEYLISSGNDNLLTDPGGSEIFPAVFSAISAVADPLSIRSLFASHQDPDIISSLGLWLDFNPQLHCYISRLWATFIPHFGGDDQTLIPIPDEGMSFRHGQLELQAVPAHYLHSSGNMQLYDSAARILFSGDVGAALLPEEDGGLFVTEFDQHIRHAEGFHRRWMGSTEAKLDWCERAAKLNPDMMCPQHGAVYQGSDVMRFINWFAALPVGSGIKR